The Setaria italica strain Yugu1 chromosome VIII, Setaria_italica_v2.0, whole genome shotgun sequence genome includes the window GGCAAACGGATGCGTAGCAACAAGACCCTGGGGCACATTGTTTTGTGGCTTGCCTACTTATCAGCCGACTCAGTGGCCACCTTCGTGCTGGGCCACCTCGCGGTCCGCGCGATCGAGCCGAGCGACCAGGGGCTCATGTCCTTCTGGGCGCCGTTCGCGCTCGTCCACCTGGGCGGGCAGGAGACCATGACGGCCTTCTCCATGCAGGACAACGAGCTGTGGAAGCGGCACCTACTGAACCTGGTCATCCAGGCAGCAGTCGCCGGCTACGTCGTGGGCAAGGCCTCTTGGCCGGACCGCCGGCTCAAGATGGCGTTGGTTCTCGTGTTCGTCTCTGGGTTCTGCAAGTACGCGTTGCGTACTATGTACCTCTACCTTGCGAGACCAAATTTTCTGAAGAGCAAATTTGCATGGAAGCTATACGGGCAAGGCAAAACTTCTTATGAGGACAACAGGGAAAGAGCCATAAATGACATGGAGGGAGTTCTTTATGGGTCGTTGTGCAAAGGCAGTACAGAGCGTCCACTGTTCAGGGAGTCCTTCAGTCTCACAACTGACATCATGGCAGGGGATGCTCCCCTCAATACAGTGCGGAGCATCACCTTAGCAGAGACTGGGAAGCTACCAGGCATGCTCGACAAGTTCCTGTCTCGTGATGACCACCACAACGCCTACGAGTACGTGGGAACACTTCTGGCACAGTGCTACTCGCGACTCTACACCAAAGGTTTTGTTCGAGAGCAGTTGGCGGGTTTCACACTGTGTCAGCGCAAGGAGGGACCCACTACATCATTTGGATCTTTAAAATCTTTGCGTACCCGGACTATAATCTTTGAAATCTACTTTTCGGGCAGCCTCTTCCCCTATGTCGCAATGCCGATAGCCCTGGTGCTCTTCGCGACCGCCGAAAAGGGGGACCCACTACTCCATAGTAGCAGAGGCAGAGTTGATATCATGGTGTCCTACCTACTGCTTGTGGGAGCAATAGTACTAGATGTGTCATCTGTTGTCAGCTTCTTTTTCTCCCGCTTCAGTTCCAAATGCTGCTCCAAGAAGAAACTGTGGTCCCAAAAGCTCAACCAATACAACATGATCAATAGTGCAGAGGTATCCAACAAGTTTGTTAGATATATATGGGAAAAGTGTGGCTACGAACATGATGCAGACCTCAGTATGCCCATCAAGAAGTTCATCCTCGACACTTTGTTAGTCTCGGGAACAAGAAAAGAATGGAACATTGCCAGCACCCGTGGCCAGCTAGCGCTTCATCACCGCAAGGCGACGACAAGCACACTAAGAGCACTTGAGGAGAGCGTCAGAACCGGTGTTGATTTCCCAAGAAGCGTGCTCATATGGCACATTGCAACAGACATCTGCTTTCGTTACTCCGGCGACAAGGACGCCGCCACCACTTATTCTGCTGATGGATTATTGAAGAAGCATTGCTATAAGCAGATGAGCAAAGAGCTATCAAACTACATCATGTACCTTGTCTTCAAGTGCGGTGTGATGCTTACTACCTACTCCCATGTTGTACATGACGAAACCCTATATGAAATTGCAAAAAAGCTATCACCGTATCGAGGAAATTGTGTTAATCCAGGTGATCTCAAGGATGCTGTCATCACGAAGGTTCTTCTTTCTGAAGAAATCAAGATGGAGCGTGAAGAATCAAAGGAACAAGTTGAAATAAGCAAGGTCGAGCATGAAGGAGAATCCAACGAGGAGGAAGAACGAGATGAAATTGTCCAGTTAGAGCATGAAGAATCGGCCAACGATGACAATAACGACGCAGCTGCCGAGGATCACATGAAGAAACTCTGTCAGAGTGCTGAAGCTCTATATTCTTCTCCAGTGCTGCCCCGTGCACGTGAGGTGGCCCAGGAGCTGATTAGCATCAAGGATGAAGCTGAGCGCTGGGACCTCATTGCCGCGGTGTGGGCGGAGATGCTTTACTACACCGCGCCACGTTGCGGGGCTGCTTTCCACGCCGAGCATCTAGCCAAGGGTGGTGAGTTCGTCACTCATGTTTTCGTTCTCATGTATTTGCTTGGTCCTTTCCTGCCACCCCCTGGTGCTTGACCTCCTGCACCTACTACTACATGCGCCTTTTCCAGCAATTATTTCATCATCGTGTACTCTTATGATTGTATCTTACTTCGATCCGAACCAAGAAACTAGCTTTTGAGTGTGTGTGGGCGCTCGCGCACGCGTGCAGCTGCCTTTTACCAACATATATGTAATAAGTTTCCAAATTCCATCTGCTCCAGTAGGACGATGGAATATATAAACACCGAATGGAACTTTTTTCATGAATTTCATTGAACGCAAGTTTCATATGTATCTCGTTGAACTGTAGTGATTGAACTTTGAGCTTTACTGAGCATGTGGTTGAATGAgatgatccttaagctgctgAGCATATGAGCTGATCCGTGATAACCCATCAACCTGGACGAGACCTGGGCGCGTACGAGCGCGGCGGCACTGCCCGCGCGGACGAGCGCAGCATCGCGGTCGCTGTCGTCGCGGCGCGCATGTGGCTCACGGCATTGCGGGGAGACCCGCACGTACGGTTTTCGGGggatccggccggccggtgcccACCCGACTAGACGGTGGTGCGCGCCAACGCATCCTCCAACGATGGCTCCATTCTCTCTATTCATTCTCTCTCGTCCAATTCAACGAAAGAGCGGGCGAATGTGAGGCTTAAAAAAATTCTCTTCAAGAATAAGGTCTATATCCCGATTACCATCCCAAACACACCTTGCTTCTAATCGCCAAGATGACATAAGTCAACTTGTGACAAGCTCACCATATCATTGGGGATCACCCAAAAGAACGATCAACCTCGAGGTTGCTCGAATCCAAAAACCGCCTCAGGACCATGTAAAAACCCTTAACCTGGTGCCTTGATCCCCGGCTTGGGTCAAATCATGAGGTGCGGACAAACACTCTTAACTGCCAAAGCCTGAATTTAGCCTTGAAGGTAGGAAAAAGGTTTACTTTGATCGCTGACAAAATAACCTTGCCTCGGGCGTTCAGTTGTTTTGTGCAGGATAAAGGGGCAAGCGCGACCGAAGGTAAATCATCATCTGGCCAAGCGTTGAGGGGAACCAAGGCTCCCGAAGCTAGACAAGCCCTCGTGATGCTGGCCCAAGAGTGCCTGGACGTCCCAAAGGTGATCCAGCTCGTCAAAGAGAAGCTAAGGCGATCTGGGTGATCGAAGCTGTGAGTAACTCCGGGTGCGAGGTCAAGAAGCCTGGAgatgtgaacaatgtggaagcGTGATTTGCAGGCTATGTGAGAGCGCAAATCACGGAGCTGTTGGGGAGCAGGAAAAACGTGATCCATAAATGACCAAAATGTAAAGAATATTATGAGGATGTAGTAGTTGGGCGAGGGAAAATGTGTATAGTGTAAGAGTACCCCAAGcactataaaagggggtcttACCTTGATGTAAAGGGGGACGTTCACTATTCACTAAAAGCGATGGTTCGACTTCCTTCATTGTTGTGTTTTAGCTTCGTGAGAGGTTAAGGCCCAacatttggcgcccaccgtgtttTAAGCCACCAAGAAGCCCACGATGCCAccacagagaaagaagaaagctaccacagaagccgaagccacgAAAGAAAGGCAGCTCGTTTCATTTGAGCCATTGTAGCAAATCATGTTGAACAAGGAGGAATGATACAGAAGAATAGAAAAAAACCTAAGGGGGAAAGTGCTGAAGGCAAGGGCTGGGCAAGATGCCTCCAACGAAGCCCTACTGCAAACAGATACTCAGGATGAGCCCCCAAGTGACTCAGAAGACGAGTTAACTTCGGTCCTGAGACAACTGGAGGAAATGAGAAGGCAGAAGGAGCAGTTTACATAATAGTTGCAAGCTTAGAGAGAAGTAGCCGACAAACTAGCAATGCTGAACGAAGCCAGAAAACAATTAGAACAACTACAGAGAGAGCTATGTGAGTTGGAGAACATGCAAACTACGCCACAACAGCCCACACCACCACCTATGCAAGCCTGCAACACCGATGCCACTCGCGTGATATTCACAAACTACAGCTTCGGCCAACAGGATTCACCGccagcttcgaatttgtgtgcaAGTATCAACAAGAGCTCACCATTGTCCGCTGGCTTACAGGCAGCCCCATGGCCACACACCTACAAAGCGGTGACTCCTTAAGCTCAATGGCTAGTCCGACCCTCATCAGTTTCTCATGAGCTATGAGGCCGCTGTAGCTTCGGTCGGAGGGGACGACTTCGTGCTAGCCAAGTCGTTTATCATTGCATCTGAGGGAGCAATGTTGCATTGGTATTCCTTGCTTCCACACCAATCAATACACAGTTGGGCTGACTTGAAGGTGAAGCTAACCCAAAACTTCCAGAGTTTTCACCAAATCATGACTGATGTGGGAGATCTTTATAATTGTGTGCAAAAGGACGAGGAGCCCTTAGCAAGCTACGTTAAGAGATTTGTTTAGCTTAAGGCTTAGACACCGCACGTGGCGGACAGTATCGCCATATTTGCTTGCATAATGCGACTTAGCCTAGGTCCAACTGCTTCGAAGCTGTCAAGAAAACCATAAAAAATAATGGAAGCTCTGTTCGTAGAGCTAGAAAAATACTGTGGGTCGGACGAAGACCACAGAAGAAGATTTGCACAAAGAATACGAACTTCGATAACAACCATAGAGGTGGGCACaatggaagaggaagagggtgaAACAATGGCCCATCGAAGCCAAACAACCAAGCCAGATAGATAAGACCATACCACTGCATATTTCATGAAAAGCAAACAAACCATGCAACATATTGGTGTCCCATCACTTTGGAGGTCAACGCAAAGAGGGCAGCAGAAAAGAAAACAACCGAAGAGGCGGTGCAAGCGCCTAAAATGATACACCACACAACCTTTTACCCACACCCAACCTATTATCCAAACCCTAGTAGCTTCGCAAATTTTCAACCACCAATGACTTAGCAACCTTCATCTGTTTTCCAACCTCAAATAAGGTAGCCTCGCCAAACTCAAGccaaccaccaccacagccaTGACATGAGATGCCACAACCACCGCCAAACCTACCCAATGAAATCCCAAAAGCTGAACCAAATCCACCAAATAATAATAACAAAGCCTTACCAACTTACGGCATGATATTCCAATCTTTGGAGGGTCTTCGCACTCTGAGCCTCACGAGGGTAGCTCCAATGAAATGCCAACATTTGGCATGATAATGTCAATCACTGGTGGATCCTCACTTGAATTTGAGAACAAGAGGCAAAAGCGAGATTACTTCTGGCAAGTGAATACAATCACCCCCGATGGACCATCAGCGAAGCCAAAATGGGAGCACATGCCAATCACATTCACAGAAGAGGATTCCAAACTAAAGACAGCCTCGCACAATGATGCAATGGTAATAGAGGCAATCATGGCCAACTAGCAGATAGGGAAAGTCCTGGTTGATACTGGCAGCTCTGCAGACATCATCTTCACTAACACCTTCAGAGAGATGAAGATTGACCCTCATCTCCTACAACCGGCCAAAGTCCCATTGCTACAACTGGCCAAAGTCCCATTGCTTGGCTTCGGGGGAAGGCCAGTCAAGGCTCTCGGAAAAATTTCACTTCCGGTCTCATTTGGAAATCTGGACAATGCAAGAACGGAACACATCACTTTCGACGTGGTTGAAATGTACTATCTTATTTCGCCATCCTTGGCGAGTTTTCATCAACAAATTTGATGCAGCAATCATACAACTCTTCCTTTGCATGAAGATACCAGCATTAAAGGTTGTCATCACTATATACG containing:
- the LOC101765363 gene encoding uncharacterized protein LOC101765363 isoform X2, which gives rise to MRPIITTGAEPGRGDLMKGQSLAPAVEELWQTWEIHSMILVGLFLQVFLFLFSGKRMRSNKTLGHIVLWLAYLSADSVATFVLGHLAVRAIEPSDQGLMSFWAPFALVHLGGQETMTAFSMQDNELWKRHLLNLVIQAAVAGYVVGKASWPDRRLKMALVLVFVSGFCKYALRTMYLYLARPNFLKSKFAWKLYGQGKTSYEDNRERAINDMEGVLYGSLCKGSTERPLFRESFSLTTDIMAGDAPLNTVRSITLAETGKLPGMLDKFLSRDDHHNAYEYVGTLLAQCYSRLYTKGFVREQLAGFTLCQRKEGPTTSFGSLKSLRTRTIIFEIYFSGSLFPYVAMPIALVLFATAEKGDPLLHSSRGRVDIMVSYLLLVGAIVLDVSSVVSFFFSRFSSKCCSKKKLWSQKLNQYNMINSAEVSNKFVRYIWEKCGYEHDADLSMPIKKFILDTLLVSGTRKEWNIASTRGQLALHHRKATTSTLRALEESVRTGVDFPRSVLIWHIATDICFRYSGDKDAATTYSADGLLKKHCYKQMSKELSNYIMYLVFKCGDLKDAVITKVLLSEEIKMEREESKEQVEISKVEHEGESNEEEERDEIVQLEHEESANDDNNDAAAEDHMKKLCQSAEALYSSPVLPRAREVAQELISIKDEAERWDLIAAVWAEMLYYTAPRCGAAFHAEHLAKGGEFVTHVFVLMYLLGPFLPPPGA
- the LOC101765363 gene encoding uncharacterized protein LOC101765363 isoform X1, producing the protein MRPIITTGAEPGRGDLMKGQSLAPAVEELWQTWEIHSMILVGLFLQVFLFLFSGKRMRSNKTLGHIVLWLAYLSADSVATFVLGHLAVRAIEPSDQGLMSFWAPFALVHLGGQETMTAFSMQDNELWKRHLLNLVIQAAVAGYVVGKASWPDRRLKMALVLVFVSGFCKYALRTMYLYLARPNFLKSKFAWKLYGQGKTSYEDNRERAINDMEGVLYGSLCKGSTERPLFRESFSLTTDIMAGDAPLNTVRSITLAETGKLPGMLDKFLSRDDHHNAYEYVGTLLAQCYSRLYTKGFVREQLAGFTLCQRKEGPTTSFGSLKSLRTRTIIFEIYFSGSLFPYVAMPIALVLFATAEKGDPLLHSSRGRVDIMVSYLLLVGAIVLDVSSVVSFFFSRFSSKCCSKKKLWSQKLNQYNMINSAEVSNKFVRYIWEKCGYEHDADLSMPIKKFILDTLLVSGTRKEWNIASTRGQLALHHRKATTSTLRALEESVRTGVDFPRSVLIWHIATDICFRYSGDKDAATTYSADGLLKKHCYKQMSKELSNYIMYLVFKCGVMLTTYSHVVHDETLYEIAKKLSPYRGNCVNPGDLKDAVITKVLLSEEIKMEREESKEQVEISKVEHEGESNEEEERDEIVQLEHEESANDDNNDAAAEDHMKKLCQSAEALYSSPVLPRAREVAQELISIKDEAERWDLIAAVWAEMLYYTAPRCGAAFHAEHLAKGGEFVTHVFVLMYLLGPFLPPPGA